A genomic window from Nerophis ophidion isolate RoL-2023_Sa linkage group LG22, RoL_Noph_v1.0, whole genome shotgun sequence includes:
- the angptl3 gene encoding angiopoietin-related protein 3, with the protein MQFCLLMLLASSTAAISLKNLGQEDILTLPSGNLTTEPSPTEAMSRFAMLDDVRLLANGLLQLGQSLREFVHKTKNQINDIFQKLNIFDRSFYQLSVVTSEIKEEEEELKKTTSALKANNDEIKNLSMEINSKINNIVQERAQLQSKVGSLEETLKGLSQSMIPADQIKEMTALKDVIETQEKTISSLLKAVQDQHEQLDQQKIKIKIMEDKFNYDNFQDTADKPVDSETTTPDMFEDLTNSTDMDINDLPIDCSELFEKNKSRSGVYVIKPKQSKPFNVYCEMSADGGSTVIQRRVDGSVDFDQNWEKYEKGFGDLEKDFWLGLKKIHSLTNQGGHILRTDLEDWREDKHWSEYHFSLDGPAQHYTLRVSHFSGDLVDAMANSSNVNFFTKDKNNDNQHNPNCARSYTGGWWFSGCGENNLNGRYVWVRAKGLSSRRRGLPWKPGNGVAYSLKKTKLSIKRLTTVEGFN; encoded by the exons ATGCAGTTTTGCCTATTAATGCTGCTAGCCAGTTCTACTGCTGCGATTTCTCTGAAAAACCTTGGTCAAGAAGATATTCTCACACTACCTTCCGGAAACCTTACAACAGAACCAAGTCCTACAGAGGCAATGTCTCGCTTTGCCATGCTTGATGATGTTCGCCTACTTGCAAATGGCCTCCTGCAGCTGGGCCAGAGCTTACGGGAGTTTGTTCACAAGACCAAGAACCAAATCAATGACATTTTCCAAAAACTGAATATTTTTGACCGGTCCTTTTACCAGCTTTCAGTGGTCACATCAGagatcaaagaggaagaggaagagctgAAGAAGACAACCAGTGCCCTAAAAGCCAACAATGATGAGATCAAGAACCTGTCTATGGAAATTAACTCGAAAATCAACAACATTGTGCAGGAGCGTGCACAGCTGCAGAGTAAGGTGGGAAGTCTTGAGGAGACACTAAAGGGGCTATCCCAGAGTATGATCCCTGCTGACCAGATCAAAGAAATGACAGCGCTCAAA GACGTGATTGAAACTCAAGAGAAAACTATTTCGAGTCTCCTCAAAGCTGTGCAGGACCAGCATGAGCAACTAGACCagcagaaaataaaaataaaaattatggagGACAAG TTCAACTATGACAATTTCCAAGACACGGCTGATAAGCCAGTAGATTCAGAGACAACAACTCCGGATATGTTTGAGGACTTGACAAACTCAACTGACATGGATATAAACG ATCTCCCCATTGACTGCAGTGAGTTGTTTGAAAAAAACAAGAGCAGGAGTGGGGTCTATGTCATCAAGCCAAAACAATCTAAGCCTTTCAACGTTTACTGTGAAATGAGTGCTG ATGGAGGTTCAACTGTGATCCAACGCAGGGTTGATGGTTCAGTAGATTTTGACCAGAATTGGGAAAAGTATGAGAAGGGTTTTGGAGATCTGGAAA AGGACTTCTGGTTGGGTCTAAAGAAGATTCACAGCCTTACAAACCAAGGAGGACACATTTTGAGAACTGATCTGGAGGACTGGAGGGAAGATAAGCACTGGTCTGAGTACCATTTCTCACTCGATGGTCCTGCTCAGCACTACACACTCCGTGTTAGCCACTTCTCTGGTGACCTAGTTGATGCCATGGCCAACAGTTCTAATGTGAACTTCTTCACGAAAGATAAAAATAACGACAACCAACACAACCCTAACTGTGCACGCAGTTATACAG GTGGTTGGTGGTTCTCTGGGTGTGGAGAAAACAACCTCAATGGAAGGTACGTCTGGGTTAGAGCAAAGGGTCTTTCTTCAAGAAGGAGGGGCCTTCCTTGGAAACCTGGCAACGGGGTAGCATATTCCCTCAAGAAGACCAAGCTCTCCATTAAGCGACTCACAACTGTGGAAGGTTTTAACTGA